In Massilia antarctica, the following are encoded in one genomic region:
- a CDS encoding hybrid sensor histidine kinase/response regulator, protein MTTTDNSHVPQFDTGPLSWVMSEIRDALGRSNTALAEAAEHTAEAQASSLKHAKAYLHQAHGALQMVDVDGAGAMTEAAENALDRFKDGLLDCTPERAQVIAHAYQAVIEYLEELLSGAPQQPARLFPYYRALKEMLGADRIHPADLFFADLSAPVSLKRHVAPDSAPDYAACRTRFEKALLPFLKSPDQAGQQQHAQVLLEAIAHVADAQDQPLPRTFWMAMQGFAELVTEGHLASDLYVKQLFGLINLQIRRLSQGQVSLPETMLRDALFFMAAVPNPPPTALALRRAYHLDGMVPADYDTRRYGRIDAEALKTAKEALAKAKSNWDRLSVEPLAALETEFEELLATLAAAGEKLGAPALARLQHQMVRVTKDSAASKRNSVFSLEMATAMLFVENSLDKIRQLPDDFDAHAEVIGARLQAIGAGETPPEAPQWQGDLSRRIQHEQTVAVLAAEMKNGLRQVEKVLDDYYSDTSKRATLAQIDPVLHQLQGAVAILDQEDAMRAALHVKDAVRTLAAAEGNAELEAASLQNIAQNVGALGFFVDMLAKNVDEARERFTFDSNDGMLRAVPFEKQAHGESQFDQDPVIEIPAVPVAEAPALAAPEVVDEEVRAPVVVVAAPAPPGDDEIEAELLEIFISEAQEVLAFVGSTLPAAQSMPTNMETLTMLRRSFHTLKGSGRMVGLNNFAEGAAAVEKVMNLWLSEERAADANLLALLTRATTDMTVWVEQLATTGSSQRTSEALVAAAERVQHGEAFSMDATPAEGVADEPAQAATPVDEHHDEHFAIDDSFEPMILDDIIALPATEGAAPGNVIDFPVPGTLAAADDNTKRIGELEIPLPLYNIYLAETDELVRLLSQDFAEWRHEPQRQVTPEAEKAAHTLAGTSATVGFHALREIAYEVEMVLKSPAPVFDEAQRDLLDETIERVRHMLQRFALGELAPAEPDLVARLHVLREQLAAQEAAAVYAGADEDLARRLDGLFAETLDSLVAEPPVMPERESAVAQTPSAPEVDAIDALFGEDDPFDVPLLDNPEPAQPLVEEHHEAVPEAEPVIEAQAVIEAEPVFDEPVIEADAVIEAEPVFDEPVIEAEAVIEAEPVFDEPVIEADAVIEAEPVFDEPVLEAEAVIEAEPVFDEPVIEAEAVIEAAPVFDEPVLEAEPLVEEALIEEAALEAEPLVEEAVIEEPVAEAEPAVEAVAELEPEPEPVPAPAPVVPMQPMTAHVPLLEALLQPESDTPAVPAVPETAFADDLDVDLLPVFLEEGTDLLPEIGNNLRKWQQNPSDTSPVQQLLRTLHTVKGSARMAGAMRLGQHTHEIETQIENMVHAGTSTPAAFDELMANYDHALLLFEQLQQPALGVVPVPGLAAATAGSVDDAHAAQTRTPLVRVRADILDRLVNQAGEVSITRSKLESQISTLKASLSDFSDNLGRLRRQLREVEMQAESQISSRMSISSEREFDPLEFDRFTRLQELTRMMAESVNDVASFHESLTRTVDGATDDLNVQSRLTRDLQQDLMRVRMVQFASLSERLFRVARQTAKEIDKRVNLDIRGGTVEIDRSVLEQMAAPFEHLLRNAIVHGIESRARRGAAGKAETGELLIQVSQQGNEVVIQFNDDGAGLDLARIRTKARENGLLAPNATVTDAEAADLIFEPGFSTADALTELAGRGVGMDVVRSQAQALGGRVAIATEAGKGARFTIHLPLTLAVTQVVLTTSGTKTFALPSILVEQVLQMKEAAVNAAHAEGFVEFQGQKVALHYLPTLLGDAEARPLSQRSCPVMVLKSGADRLAVQVDDIQGNREVVIKNIGPQLSRMIGISGATVLGSGDIVLILNPVALSHHLDHHPQMRQRVVVETAAVVPETRAADFVIMVVDDSLTVRKVTQRLLEREGYQVVLAKDGVDALEHLQETVPDLMLVDIEMPRMDGFDLTRNIRGNSSTNEIPIIMITSRTADKHRNYALDLGVNAYFGKPFQEDMLLAAIAGLLNRDMPVAH, encoded by the coding sequence ATGACCACTACTGACAATTCGCACGTACCGCAGTTCGACACAGGACCGCTGTCCTGGGTCATGAGCGAGATCCGCGATGCGCTGGGCCGCTCCAACACCGCGCTGGCAGAGGCGGCGGAGCATACGGCGGAAGCCCAGGCAAGTTCGCTCAAGCATGCGAAAGCCTATCTGCACCAGGCGCACGGCGCCTTGCAGATGGTCGATGTCGATGGCGCCGGCGCCATGACCGAGGCCGCGGAAAACGCGCTGGACCGCTTCAAGGATGGCCTGCTCGACTGCACGCCAGAGCGCGCGCAAGTCATCGCCCACGCTTACCAGGCGGTGATCGAGTATCTCGAAGAACTGCTTTCGGGCGCGCCACAGCAGCCGGCGCGTCTGTTCCCCTACTACCGCGCGCTCAAGGAAATGCTGGGCGCCGACCGGATTCACCCGGCCGACCTGTTTTTCGCCGACCTGTCGGCGCCGGTGTCGCTCAAGCGCCACGTGGCGCCCGACAGCGCGCCGGATTACGCGGCCTGCCGCACGCGCTTTGAAAAAGCGCTGCTGCCGTTCCTGAAAAGCCCGGACCAGGCAGGCCAGCAACAGCACGCGCAAGTGCTGCTCGAAGCGATCGCCCATGTGGCCGACGCCCAGGACCAGCCCTTGCCGCGCACCTTCTGGATGGCGATGCAGGGCTTTGCCGAACTGGTGACCGAAGGCCATCTGGCCAGCGACCTGTATGTCAAGCAGCTCTTCGGCCTGATCAATCTGCAGATCCGCCGCCTCTCGCAAGGCCAGGTCAGCCTGCCCGAAACGATGCTGCGCGACGCCCTGTTCTTCATGGCCGCCGTGCCCAATCCGCCGCCGACGGCGCTGGCCCTGCGCCGCGCCTATCATCTGGACGGCATGGTGCCGGCCGATTACGATACGCGCCGCTACGGCCGCATCGACGCCGAGGCGCTGAAAACCGCCAAGGAAGCGCTGGCCAAGGCCAAGAGCAACTGGGACCGACTCTCGGTCGAACCGCTGGCGGCGCTGGAAACCGAATTCGAAGAACTGCTGGCCACCCTGGCCGCGGCCGGCGAAAAGCTGGGCGCTCCGGCGCTGGCGCGCCTGCAGCACCAGATGGTGCGCGTTACCAAAGATTCGGCCGCCTCCAAGCGCAACAGCGTGTTCAGTCTCGAAATGGCGACCGCCATGCTGTTCGTCGAGAACAGCCTCGATAAAATCCGCCAGTTGCCGGACGATTTCGACGCCCACGCCGAAGTGATCGGCGCGCGTCTGCAAGCCATCGGTGCCGGCGAAACGCCGCCCGAAGCGCCGCAATGGCAGGGCGACCTGTCACGCCGCATCCAGCACGAGCAAACCGTCGCCGTGCTGGCCGCCGAAATGAAAAACGGCCTGCGCCAGGTCGAAAAAGTCCTCGACGATTACTACTCCGACACCAGCAAGCGCGCCACCCTGGCCCAGATCGATCCGGTGCTGCACCAATTGCAGGGCGCCGTCGCCATCCTCGACCAGGAAGACGCGATGCGCGCCGCCCTGCACGTCAAGGATGCGGTGCGTACCTTGGCCGCGGCCGAAGGCAATGCCGAACTCGAAGCCGCGTCGCTGCAGAACATCGCGCAAAACGTCGGCGCGCTGGGCTTTTTTGTCGACATGCTGGCCAAGAACGTCGACGAGGCGCGCGAGCGCTTCACCTTCGACAGCAACGACGGCATGCTGCGCGCCGTTCCGTTCGAAAAGCAGGCGCATGGCGAATCGCAATTCGACCAGGACCCGGTGATCGAGATCCCGGCCGTGCCGGTCGCCGAGGCGCCTGCGCTGGCGGCGCCGGAGGTGGTCGACGAAGAAGTCAGGGCACCGGTGGTGGTGGTGGCAGCACCCGCGCCGCCGGGCGACGACGAAATCGAAGCCGAGCTGCTTGAGATTTTCATCTCCGAAGCGCAGGAAGTGCTGGCCTTTGTCGGCTCGACCCTGCCGGCGGCGCAAAGCATGCCGACGAATATGGAAACGCTGACGATGCTGCGGCGCTCCTTCCACACGCTCAAGGGCAGCGGCCGCATGGTTGGCCTGAACAATTTCGCCGAAGGCGCCGCCGCCGTCGAAAAAGTGATGAACCTGTGGTTGTCGGAAGAACGCGCGGCCGACGCCAACCTGCTGGCGCTGCTCACGCGCGCCACCACCGACATGACCGTCTGGGTCGAGCAGCTGGCAACTACCGGCAGCTCGCAGCGCACCAGCGAAGCGCTGGTCGCCGCCGCCGAACGGGTGCAGCATGGCGAAGCCTTCTCGATGGACGCGACGCCGGCCGAAGGCGTGGCCGACGAGCCGGCGCAGGCGGCAACGCCTGTGGACGAGCATCACGACGAACACTTCGCGATCGACGACTCGTTCGAGCCGATGATCCTGGACGACATCATCGCCCTGCCGGCCACGGAGGGCGCGGCGCCGGGCAATGTCATCGACTTCCCGGTCCCGGGCACTCTGGCCGCGGCCGACGACAACACCAAGCGCATTGGCGAACTCGAAATCCCGCTGCCGCTGTATAACATTTACCTCGCCGAGACGGACGAACTGGTTCGTTTGTTGAGCCAGGACTTCGCCGAATGGCGCCACGAGCCGCAGCGCCAGGTCACGCCAGAAGCTGAAAAAGCCGCGCATACCTTGGCCGGCACCTCGGCCACGGTGGGCTTCCACGCCCTGCGCGAAATCGCGTACGAAGTCGAGATGGTGCTCAAGAGCCCAGCCCCGGTCTTCGACGAAGCCCAGCGCGACCTGCTCGACGAAACCATCGAGCGCGTGCGCCACATGCTGCAGCGCTTTGCGCTCGGCGAACTGGCGCCGGCCGAACCGGATCTGGTGGCACGCCTGCACGTACTGCGCGAGCAGCTCGCGGCCCAGGAAGCGGCCGCCGTGTACGCGGGCGCCGACGAAGACCTGGCACGCCGTCTCGATGGCCTGTTTGCCGAGACGCTCGACAGCCTGGTGGCCGAGCCGCCAGTGATGCCGGAACGCGAATCTGCCGTGGCGCAGACCCCGTCCGCGCCGGAAGTCGACGCGATCGACGCCCTGTTCGGCGAGGACGATCCGTTCGATGTGCCGTTGCTGGACAATCCGGAACCGGCGCAGCCGCTGGTGGAAGAACACCACGAGGCAGTGCCCGAAGCCGAGCCGGTGATCGAAGCGCAAGCTGTGATCGAGGCCGAACCTGTGTTCGACGAGCCGGTGATCGAAGCCGACGCCGTGATCGAAGCCGAACCGGTATTCGACGAGCCGGTGATCGAAGCCGAAGCCGTGATCGAAGCCGAACCTGTGTTCGACGAGCCGGTGATCGAAGCCGACGCCGTGATCGAAGCCGAACCGGTATTCGACGAGCCGGTGCTCGAAGCGGAAGCCGTGATCGAAGCCGAACCGGTATTCGACGAGCCGGTGATCGAAGCGGAAGCGGTCATCGAAGCCGCACCGGTGTTCGACGAGCCGGTGCTCGAAGCGGAGCCCTTGGTTGAAGAAGCCCTGATCGAAGAAGCTGCGCTTGAAGCCGAGCCGCTGGTTGAGGAAGCAGTGATCGAGGAGCCGGTGGCCGAAGCCGAGCCGGCCGTCGAAGCGGTGGCGGAGCTAGAGCCAGAGCCAGAGCCAGTACCAGCACCGGCGCCGGTTGTACCGATGCAGCCGATGACGGCCCACGTGCCTCTGCTCGAAGCCTTGCTGCAACCTGAATCGGACACGCCAGCCGTGCCTGCGGTGCCTGAAACGGCCTTCGCCGATGACCTTGACGTCGACCTGCTGCCGGTGTTCCTGGAAGAGGGTACCGACCTGTTGCCGGAAATCGGCAACAACCTGCGCAAGTGGCAGCAGAATCCGTCCGATACCAGCCCGGTACAGCAGCTTCTGCGTACCTTGCACACGGTCAAGGGCAGTGCACGGATGGCCGGTGCGATGCGCCTCGGTCAGCACACCCACGAGATCGAAACGCAGATCGAGAACATGGTCCACGCCGGAACGTCGACGCCAGCCGCGTTCGACGAACTGATGGCCAACTACGATCACGCGCTCCTGCTGTTCGAACAACTGCAGCAGCCTGCCCTCGGCGTCGTGCCGGTGCCAGGCCTGGCTGCGGCGACCGCCGGCAGCGTGGACGATGCGCACGCCGCGCAAACCCGTACGCCGCTGGTGCGCGTGCGCGCCGACATCCTCGACCGCCTGGTCAACCAGGCAGGTGAAGTGTCGATCACACGTTCGAAGCTGGAGAGCCAGATCTCGACCCTGAAGGCGTCGCTGAGCGACTTCTCGGACAATCTTGGGCGCTTGCGTCGCCAGCTGCGCGAAGTCGAGATGCAGGCGGAATCGCAGATTTCGTCGCGCATGTCGATTTCCAGCGAACGCGAATTCGATCCGCTCGAATTCGACCGCTTCACCCGCTTGCAGGAACTGACGCGGATGATGGCCGAATCGGTGAACGACGTTGCGTCGTTCCACGAAAGTTTGACGCGCACGGTCGACGGCGCCACCGACGACTTGAACGTGCAGTCGCGCCTGACGCGCGATCTGCAGCAGGATCTGATGCGGGTGCGGATGGTGCAGTTTGCCAGCCTGTCGGAACGTCTGTTCCGCGTGGCGCGCCAGACTGCGAAAGAAATCGACAAACGGGTCAATCTGGATATCCGGGGTGGCACGGTCGAAATCGACCGCAGCGTTCTGGAACAGATGGCCGCGCCGTTCGAGCACTTGCTGCGTAACGCCATCGTGCACGGTATCGAATCGCGTGCACGCCGCGGCGCGGCCGGCAAGGCCGAAACGGGCGAGCTGCTGATCCAGGTCAGCCAGCAGGGTAACGAGGTGGTCATCCAGTTCAACGATGACGGCGCAGGTCTCGACCTGGCGCGTATTCGCACCAAGGCCCGTGAAAACGGCCTGCTGGCACCGAATGCCACCGTCACCGACGCCGAGGCGGCCGACCTGATTTTCGAACCAGGCTTCTCGACCGCCGATGCGCTGACCGAACTGGCCGGCCGCGGCGTGGGTATGGACGTGGTGCGCTCGCAGGCGCAAGCGCTTGGCGGCCGGGTGGCGATTGCCACCGAAGCCGGCAAGGGCGCGCGCTTCACGATTCACCTGCCGCTGACCCTTGCGGTCACCCAGGTCGTGCTGACCACCAGCGGTACCAAGACGTTTGCGCTGCCATCGATCCTGGTGGAGCAGGTACTGCAGATGAAAGAAGCGGCCGTCAACGCCGCGCACGCCGAAGGTTTCGTGGAGTTCCAGGGCCAGAAGGTGGCGCTGCATTATCTGCCGACCTTGCTGGGCGATGCCGAAGCGCGTCCGCTGTCGCAGCGTTCCTGTCCGGTGATGGTGCTCAAAAGCGGCGCCGACCGCCTGGCGGTGCAGGTTGACGATATCCAGGGCAACCGCGAGGTCGTTATTAAGAATATCGGACCGCAGTTGTCGCGCATGATCGGCATTTCCGGTGCAACGGTGCTCGGTTCGGGCGATATCGTGCTGATTCTTAATCCGGTGGCCTTGTCGCATCACCTTGACCATCATCCGCAAATGCGTCAGCGCGTTGTCGTGGAAACGGCGGCGGTGGTGCCCGAGACGCGGGCGGCGGACTTTGTCATCATGGTGGTCGACGATTCGCTGACCGTGCGCAAAGTGACCCAGCGTTTGCTCGAGCGCGAGGGCTATCAGGTGGTGCTGGCCAAGGACGGCGTCGATGCGCTCGAACACCTGCAAGAGACGGTGCCGGACCTGATGCTGGTCGATATCGAAATGCCGCGCATGGATGGTTTCGACTTGACGCGTAACATTCGCGGTAACAGCAGCACCAACGAGATCCCGATCATCATGATCACCTCGCGTACCGCGGACAAGCACCGCAACTACGCGCTCGATCTGGGTGTGAATGCCTACTTCGGTAAGCCGTTCCAGGAAGACATGCTGCTGGCGGCGATTGCCGGTTTGCTGAACCGGGATATGCCGGTTGCGCATTAA
- a CDS encoding methyl-accepting chemotaxis protein has product MGFAWKSTPKGEPVPDTEFGPDLEAAALNKDDSAPAPAREVVDDSLRAELDQHDELRLANIMGRKRGGGDDDDGGSEARLPLIGHLSLPRQLRILLMVFVAGILVTVVALWRNAASSSDASAQTQIASDALMHSQRIGKAAPNAIQGNPEAFMQLDQSRVQLTADLNALQRGGKIGGVTLPTPPASMNKLIAAAKTKWVTSDNSAGTILRMKPELTGFEKTLRQLDTLSPELLSMTEELLNEKVQRGGTPRELAAIGRLMMLTQRLSRSASEFLTSGGIRSETAFQLGRDTTTFRTTVEGFLNGNETMQLAATRDAELRIKLELIKSKFDTYQKLVASILDNLPKFTAAKGAEQSIFYENEEVKALLTKVQVGFRTEQDSNNVWFWVMALATMFTLAVGVSIARVMLQDSRTRARGADARRQEAESMRQLAQSKEEEAKATNDQNQAAILRLMNELQEVADGDLTVHATVSEDITGAIADSVNYTVEELRGLVERVTTTAEQVTSASTNAQNISTDLLAATEQQSREIQEASETVLKMANEITDVSKSANESAEVARQSVAAALQGSTAVENSIKGMHEIREQIQETSKRIKRLGESSQEIGEITELISDITEQTNVLALNAAIQAASAGEAGRGFSVVAEEVQRLAERSAEAAKQIGALVRTIQTDTHDAVAAMEKSTQGVVEGARLSDAAGAALSDISRVSNRLAELIQGISFATELQATSANDVAHNIQHILSVTENTQDGTQQTAQSIRQLSLLAQELKNSVSRFRVVA; this is encoded by the coding sequence ATGGGATTTGCATGGAAGAGTACCCCAAAGGGTGAGCCGGTACCGGATACTGAATTCGGTCCCGACCTGGAGGCTGCGGCCTTGAACAAGGACGATAGCGCGCCTGCGCCGGCGCGCGAGGTGGTGGACGATAGTCTGCGCGCCGAGCTCGATCAGCACGACGAACTGCGTCTGGCCAACATCATGGGCCGCAAGCGAGGCGGCGGCGACGACGACGACGGCGGTAGCGAAGCGCGCCTGCCGCTGATCGGCCACCTGTCCTTGCCGCGCCAGCTGCGCATTTTGCTGATGGTGTTCGTGGCCGGCATCCTGGTCACCGTGGTGGCGCTGTGGCGCAACGCGGCCAGTAGTTCCGACGCATCGGCCCAGACGCAGATCGCATCCGACGCGCTGATGCACTCCCAGCGTATCGGTAAAGCGGCACCTAACGCGATCCAGGGTAACCCGGAAGCGTTCATGCAGCTCGATCAAAGCCGCGTCCAGCTGACGGCCGACCTGAACGCGCTCCAGCGCGGCGGCAAGATCGGCGGCGTAACGCTGCCGACGCCACCGGCCAGCATGAACAAGCTGATCGCCGCTGCGAAAACCAAGTGGGTTACCTCCGACAATTCCGCAGGCACCATTTTGCGCATGAAGCCGGAACTGACCGGTTTTGAAAAGACCCTGCGCCAGCTCGACACGCTCTCGCCAGAGCTGTTGTCGATGACCGAGGAACTGCTCAACGAAAAAGTCCAGCGCGGCGGCACGCCGCGCGAACTGGCTGCCATCGGCCGTCTGATGATGCTGACCCAGCGCCTCTCGCGCAGCGCCAGCGAATTCCTGACCTCCGGCGGTATCCGTTCCGAAACCGCGTTCCAGCTGGGCCGCGACACCACGACCTTCCGTACCACGGTCGAAGGCTTCCTGAACGGGAACGAGACCATGCAGCTGGCGGCCACGCGCGACGCTGAACTGCGGATCAAGCTCGAACTGATCAAATCGAAGTTCGACACCTACCAGAAACTGGTGGCCTCGATCCTCGACAACCTGCCGAAATTCACGGCCGCCAAGGGCGCCGAACAGTCGATCTTTTACGAGAACGAAGAAGTCAAGGCGCTGCTGACCAAGGTGCAGGTAGGCTTTCGTACCGAGCAGGATTCGAACAATGTCTGGTTCTGGGTGATGGCCCTGGCCACCATGTTCACCCTGGCCGTCGGCGTCAGTATCGCCCGCGTCATGCTGCAAGACTCCCGTACCCGTGCCCGCGGCGCCGATGCGCGTCGCCAGGAAGCGGAATCGATGCGCCAGCTGGCGCAGTCGAAGGAAGAAGAAGCGAAAGCGACCAACGACCAGAATCAGGCCGCTATTTTGCGCCTGATGAACGAACTGCAGGAAGTGGCGGATGGTGACTTGACCGTGCACGCAACGGTGTCGGAAGACATCACCGGCGCGATCGCTGACTCGGTGAACTACACGGTGGAAGAGCTGCGCGGGCTGGTGGAACGCGTCACGACCACGGCCGAACAGGTGACTTCCGCATCGACCAACGCACAGAATATTTCGACCGACCTGCTGGCGGCGACCGAGCAGCAGTCGCGCGAGATTCAGGAAGCGTCCGAGACGGTTCTGAAAATGGCGAACGAAATTACCGACGTATCGAAGTCGGCGAATGAATCGGCGGAGGTTGCGCGCCAGTCGGTTGCGGCGGCATTGCAAGGTTCGACGGCGGTGGAAAACTCGATCAAGGGTATGCACGAAATTCGCGAGCAGATCCAGGAAACCTCGAAACGAATCAAGCGACTGGGCGAATCGTCCCAGGAGATTGGCGAGATCACCGAACTGATTTCCGACATTACCGAACAGACCAACGTACTGGCGCTGAACGCGGCGATTCAGGCGGCATCGGCCGGCGAAGCGGGTCGCGGCTTCTCGGTGGTTGCGGAAGAGGTTCAGCGACTGGCGGAACGTTCGGCGGAAGCGGCAAAACAGATCGGCGCGCTGGTGCGTACCATTCAGACCGATACCCACGATGCGGTGGCCGCTATGGAAAAATCGACGCAGGGTGTGGTCGAGGGAGCCAGGCTGTCCGATGCCGCGGGTGCCGCGCTGTCCGACATTTCACGCGTTTCGAACCGCCTTGCGGAACTGATTCAGGGCATTTCGTTTGCGACGGAGCTGCAGGCGACATCGGCGAACGATGTGGCGCACAACATTCAGCACATCCTGTCGGTGACCGAGAATACCCAGGACGGTACCCAGCAAACCGCACAATCGATTCGCCAGCTGTCGCTGCTGGCGCAGGAACTGAAAAACTCGGTATCGCGCTTCCGCGTGGTGGCTTGA
- a CDS encoding chemotaxis protein CheW → MSDVDFAPVASAPSDGAGRRTRLRQYQVQLLERMQAARTNSGARVNQLGVLIGAERFLLDLTQAGEIVPIPPVTVVPLTQPWYLGLANIRGNLVGLIDFARFQGGAETVTGPDSRIVTLATHLGFNCGLLVARVYGLRHAGDMEVIGDRLRDTDANEWIPLDLAALVTDARFLHVGF, encoded by the coding sequence GTGAGCGACGTCGATTTCGCCCCAGTCGCCTCCGCCCCGTCGGACGGCGCCGGCCGCCGCACCCGCTTGCGCCAGTACCAGGTGCAGCTGCTCGAACGCATGCAGGCGGCCCGTACCAATAGCGGTGCGCGCGTCAATCAACTGGGCGTGCTGATCGGCGCCGAGCGCTTCCTGCTCGACCTGACCCAGGCCGGCGAAATCGTGCCGATCCCGCCGGTGACGGTGGTGCCGCTGACCCAGCCCTGGTACCTTGGCCTGGCCAATATCCGGGGCAATCTGGTCGGCCTGATCGATTTCGCGCGCTTCCAGGGAGGTGCCGAAACGGTGACCGGCCCGGACAGCCGGATCGTCACCCTGGCCACCCACCTGGGCTTTAACTGCGGCCTGCTGGTGGCCCGGGTGTACGGCCTGCGCCACGCCGGCGACATGGAAGTGATCGGCGACAGATTACGCGATACCGATGCAAACGAATGGATCCCGCTCGACCTGGCGGCCCTCGTCACCGATGCGCGGTTTTTGCACGTTGGATTTTAA
- a CDS encoding response regulator transcription factor codes for MAIQKILIVDDSPTERYYLTDILVKAGFTVTTAENGEEALLKIKEDKPELILMDVVMPGANGFQVTRTIARDPDLGDVPIIICSSKNQETDRVWGLRQGARDYMVKPVDAELLLAKIAALGGA; via the coding sequence GTGGCCATACAAAAAATCCTGATCGTCGATGATTCCCCGACCGAGCGTTACTACCTGACCGATATCCTGGTCAAAGCCGGCTTCACCGTAACCACCGCCGAAAACGGCGAGGAAGCGCTGCTCAAGATCAAGGAAGACAAACCTGAATTGATCCTCATGGATGTGGTCATGCCCGGCGCCAATGGCTTCCAGGTCACCCGCACCATCGCGCGCGACCCGGACCTGGGTGACGTGCCAATCATCATTTGCAGCAGCAAGAACCAGGAAACCGACCGCGTCTGGGGCTTGCGCCAGGGTGCGCGCGACTACATGGTCAAGCCGGTCGATGCCGAACTGCTGCTGGCGAAAATCGCTGCCCTCGGCGGCGCCTGA
- a CDS encoding response regulator — translation MTTLPQPNVLKIMVIDDSSTIRRSAEIFLTQAGYQVVLAEDGFDALAKINDHHPSLIFCDILMPRLDGYQTCALIKRSARFHATPVLMLSSKDGLFDRARGLMVGSSAYLTKPFSKDSLLSAVREHTADADSK, via the coding sequence ATGACGACATTGCCGCAACCGAATGTACTGAAAATCATGGTGATCGACGACAGCAGCACGATCCGTCGTTCGGCCGAGATTTTTCTCACCCAGGCCGGGTATCAGGTGGTGCTGGCCGAAGATGGTTTCGATGCCCTCGCCAAGATTAACGACCATCATCCGTCGCTGATTTTCTGCGACATCCTGATGCCACGCCTCGATGGCTACCAGACGTGCGCGCTGATCAAGCGCAGCGCGCGTTTTCACGCCACCCCGGTGCTGATGCTCTCATCGAAGGATGGCCTGTTCGACCGCGCCCGCGGCCTGATGGTTGGTTCTTCCGCCTATCTTACCAAACCCTTCAGCAAAGACAGTCTGCTCAGCGCGGTGCGCGAACATACTGCCGACGCCGACTCAAAATAA
- a CDS encoding rubredoxin, whose amino-acid sequence MCLICGWVYDEAAGIPEEGIAPGTRWADVPMNWTCPECGARKDDFEMTVI is encoded by the coding sequence ATGTGCCTGATCTGCGGCTGGGTCTACGACGAGGCCGCCGGCATCCCGGAAGAAGGCATCGCCCCCGGCACCCGCTGGGCCGACGTGCCGATGAACTGGACTTGTCCCGAGTGCGGCGCCCGTAAAGATGACTTCGAAATGACTGTTATCTAA
- the thiD gene encoding bifunctional hydroxymethylpyrimidine kinase/phosphomethylpyrimidine kinase produces MQIQTSPLILTFGVSDPIGAVGIQADLACFSALGCHGLSVTTGILIADTARVEDLQEVDADWVCDQARVVLEDMTVAAFKVGALSSVEQASAIAEIVSDYPDVPLILDPFLSSLPDSGLADDDMLVAIRQILVPQASVLLLTQVELARMAETWRDGGGDMLKEDVAELTGMGCEYVLVKCTSTSGNGAAAQLTNTLFDENGVVGTFNWQHFPGPFVGAGSTLSGALAALMARTIHAGDAVDTVDAIQAAQEFTVGALANAQRFGMGKLVPNKFFAHPIPPSSKP; encoded by the coding sequence GTGCAAATCCAAACTTCTCCTCTGATCTTAACGTTCGGCGTGTCCGACCCCATAGGCGCCGTCGGCATCCAGGCCGACCTGGCGTGTTTTTCGGCCTTAGGCTGCCACGGCCTGTCGGTCACCACCGGCATTCTCATTGCCGACACCGCGCGGGTCGAAGACCTGCAGGAAGTCGACGCCGACTGGGTCTGCGACCAGGCCCGCGTGGTCCTCGAAGACATGACGGTGGCGGCCTTCAAGGTGGGCGCCCTGAGCAGCGTCGAACAAGCCTCGGCGATCGCCGAAATCGTGTCCGACTATCCGGACGTGCCGCTGATCCTCGACCCGTTTTTATCGAGCCTGCCCGACTCCGGCCTGGCCGATGACGACATGCTGGTCGCGATCCGCCAGATCCTGGTGCCGCAGGCGAGCGTGCTGCTGCTCACCCAGGTGGAACTGGCGCGCATGGCCGAGACCTGGCGCGACGGCGGCGGCGACATGCTCAAGGAAGACGTGGCTGAGCTGACCGGCATGGGCTGCGAGTACGTGCTGGTCAAATGCACCTCGACCAGCGGCAACGGCGCCGCGGCGCAGCTGACCAACACCCTGTTCGACGAAAACGGCGTGGTCGGCACCTTCAACTGGCAGCATTTCCCGGGGCCGTTCGTGGGCGCCGGCAGCACCTTGTCGGGCGCGCTGGCCGCACTGATGGCGCGCACGATCCACGCCGGCGACGCCGTCGATACCGTCGATGCCATCCAGGCGGCCCAGGAATTTACCGTCGGCGCGCTGGCCAACGCGCAGCGCTTCGGCATGGGCAAACTGGTTCCCAACAAATTTTTCGCCCACCCTATTCCTCCATCGAGCAAGCCATGA